The following coding sequences are from one Leptolyngbya sp. NIES-3755 window:
- a CDS encoding unknown protein (similar to AA sequence:cyanobase_aa:alr7064), translating to MSTNLTRYNQSQYDRNTAAHDESLLGHYVQEQGWAVKEALENLAPNAKQAYAQTVSVASTAKWLSVAGGVIGLIAGGTLGLVGVLPIGAAALAFFTFREANNCIPRREIELRALKNCPNLLELMYGCHLKGVDNQNLIAAWDIFLDNYESSGSADANLMAREYLRILTGLLQAPVDPDNPDNWAKMPKELPEHQPAKITTQLGETSAIDVPAQPATSWQESSVQATIDYIQQMRSVVNRNNSFYIGGSKGSGKGMFAANLLRWKLDQYPNAIAFVLDPKDDAKEAGYWEHPRIKRFAFRGIALNKAAYAAKVAEFLSQARNLVSQADVARGMRLFLVFDELLTLKTKLDKPIFDELASFGAEAISTGDSAGIHVIAITQSFNAGDSFGSDEVLKNFTQVGLFREDEYMRAKKQVNQNRTNASLEQSEFNQLAKQSPVKRVMQIAGNFVPTPKLENYSAYDRDSEQMIKELPLGSNPSEGDLLADQLKAEVAKATASAQVASPQSDDRIDAVIAAIKLPDNQDSEGWVKLRDIQRTLDRDYPGISSDEIEGYCRTLAYVHKQKFEFQVKQGRGVPSKQIRAID from the coding sequence ATGTCTACCAATCTAACCCGGTACAACCAATCTCAGTACGATCGTAATACTGCCGCTCATGATGAATCCCTGCTTGGGCACTACGTTCAAGAGCAAGGATGGGCAGTGAAAGAGGCATTAGAAAATCTTGCACCCAACGCGAAGCAGGCTTATGCTCAAACCGTTTCGGTCGCATCTACAGCGAAGTGGCTATCGGTAGCAGGTGGAGTCATCGGATTGATTGCAGGTGGAACATTAGGCTTGGTTGGGGTGCTTCCCATTGGCGCGGCTGCACTGGCGTTCTTTACATTTAGGGAAGCAAACAACTGTATTCCGAGACGAGAAATCGAGTTACGAGCATTGAAGAACTGTCCTAACCTACTTGAACTGATGTACGGTTGCCACCTCAAAGGAGTTGACAATCAAAACCTGATTGCGGCATGGGACATTTTCCTAGACAACTATGAAAGCTCAGGCAGTGCGGATGCGAATCTAATGGCGCGTGAGTATCTTCGGATTCTCACAGGGCTATTGCAGGCTCCCGTTGATCCTGACAATCCCGATAATTGGGCAAAGATGCCGAAGGAACTCCCAGAACATCAGCCCGCGAAAATCACAACCCAACTAGGGGAAACGAGCGCGATCGATGTTCCCGCGCAACCTGCTACCAGTTGGCAAGAATCATCAGTACAAGCAACGATCGACTACATCCAACAGATGAGATCCGTAGTGAATCGAAACAATAGTTTTTACATCGGAGGTTCCAAAGGGAGCGGCAAAGGAATGTTTGCGGCGAATCTACTGCGATGGAAGCTCGATCAATATCCCAATGCGATCGCGTTTGTTCTTGACCCGAAAGACGATGCCAAGGAAGCAGGCTACTGGGAACATCCACGGATCAAACGGTTTGCTTTCCGAGGCATCGCACTAAACAAAGCTGCGTATGCCGCAAAGGTGGCAGAGTTTCTATCTCAGGCGCGTAACTTGGTTTCTCAGGCGGATGTAGCCCGTGGCATGAGATTGTTTCTCGTCTTTGATGAACTGCTCACACTCAAGACGAAACTTGATAAACCTATCTTTGATGAACTGGCAAGCTTTGGAGCCGAGGCTATCAGTACGGGTGATTCTGCCGGGATTCACGTTATCGCCATCACTCAATCATTCAACGCGGGCGATAGTTTTGGTTCTGATGAAGTGCTTAAGAACTTTACCCAAGTGGGACTTTTCCGAGAGGATGAGTATATGAGGGCAAAGAAGCAGGTTAACCAGAACCGCACTAACGCATCTCTTGAACAGTCAGAGTTTAACCAACTTGCAAAGCAATCCCCAGTAAAGCGAGTCATGCAAATCGCGGGTAACTTTGTCCCGACTCCCAAACTTGAGAACTACTCGGCATACGATCGCGACTCTGAGCAAATGATTAAAGAACTTCCACTTGGTAGCAATCCATCGGAAGGCGATCTACTTGCTGATCAATTGAAGGCAGAGGTGGCAAAGGCAACGGCATCTGCTCAAGTTGCTTCCCCACAATCCGACGATCGGATCGATGCTGTTATCGCGGCGATCAAACTTCCTGACAATCAAGACAGCGAAGGATGGGTCAAGTTGCGAGATATCCAAAGAACGCTCGATCGCGACTACCCCGGCATCAGTTCCGATGAAATCGAGGGATATTGCCGTACTTTAGCCTATGTCCACAAGCAAAAGTTTGAGTTTCAAGTGAAGCAGGGTAGAGGCGTTCCATCGAAGCAAATTCGAGCTATTGACTAA
- a CDS encoding hypothetical protein (similar to AA sequence:cyanobase_aa:Aazo_0896): MSESTSRATRATVMIGNLSIDGFMLPDGTYRMSQAQAAAAIDEAPVYALRFLQSKDSKALLGEAYTDYTPESVEVESDPGKRGQTRINALPIQVVTAYWLTRAFKGNKKAFVMSWALLTESLERRFDTAFGVNRTDDDFNQRLSDRVIAQLENDLGEALSGESVSRNEIEYLMQILRYHGIDPYQLPQDEET; this comes from the coding sequence ATGAGCGAATCGACTAGTAGAGCCACACGCGCCACGGTCATGATCGGGAATCTGTCGATCGATGGCTTCATGCTGCCAGATGGGACATATCGCATGAGTCAAGCACAAGCCGCAGCCGCGATCGATGAGGCTCCCGTTTACGCATTACGGTTTCTACAGTCGAAAGACTCTAAAGCTTTATTGGGAGAAGCTTATACGGATTACACCCCGGAATCTGTAGAGGTTGAATCTGATCCAGGGAAGCGAGGACAGACCAGAATCAATGCGCTACCGATCCAAGTGGTTACAGCCTATTGGCTAACTAGAGCATTCAAAGGCAATAAGAAGGCTTTTGTGATGTCTTGGGCACTGCTCACAGAATCTCTAGAGCGTCGCTTTGATACTGCCTTTGGGGTCAATCGTACCGATGATGATTTCAATCAGCGTCTCAGCGATCGCGTCATCGCTCAATTGGAGAACGACTTAGGAGAAGCTTTAAGCGGTGAGTCTGTATCGAGAAACGAGATTGAGTATCTAATGCAGATTCTCCGGTATCACGGCATCGATCCCTATCAACTGCCACAAGACGAAGAAACATGA